In one window of Deinococcota bacterium DNA:
- a CDS encoding NifU family protein, translated as MASDLQDLLQELDARIRGLEALPEEVQEQVFTMLQVIDSVHRTSVSRLAAQLKEAGIWERALEDDGVNVLFTLYDQLPLGEEAQVEDALELVRPYIHSHGGEVEVLKVEDGVVHLMLKGSCQSCSASSDTLKRGVETALREGFAGFKGVVVHEADEPPHEGWIDLPMVTNAASRTKPQGPVFRQVARLSDLPTDRAAVVSVEGRSVLLVRSGAQAYAYDPACPGCTMSLEGAKLSGNVLVCPWQNCAYDVRSGRRADGEAGENLRVYPVSVQADQVLLAMEFAPAALFGAGG; from the coding sequence ATGGCCAGCGACCTTCAAGACCTACTTCAAGAGTTGGACGCCCGCATCCGGGGGCTCGAGGCGCTGCCTGAGGAGGTGCAGGAGCAGGTCTTTACGATGTTGCAGGTGATCGATAGCGTACACCGCACCTCCGTCTCGCGCCTGGCTGCCCAGCTCAAGGAGGCCGGCATCTGGGAGCGCGCGCTCGAAGATGATGGAGTCAACGTCCTCTTTACCCTCTACGACCAGCTTCCGCTGGGCGAAGAGGCGCAGGTCGAGGACGCTCTCGAGCTCGTCCGCCCCTACATCCACTCGCATGGCGGCGAGGTCGAGGTGCTGAAAGTGGAAGACGGCGTGGTTCACCTGATGCTCAAGGGCTCGTGCCAGAGCTGTTCGGCCTCGAGCGACACCTTGAAGCGCGGCGTCGAGACGGCCTTGCGCGAGGGTTTTGCCGGCTTTAAGGGCGTGGTCGTGCACGAAGCGGACGAGCCGCCGCACGAGGGCTGGATCGACTTGCCGATGGTCACGAACGCAGCCAGCCGGACCAAGCCTCAAGGCCCCGTGTTTAGGCAAGTAGCGCGGCTGTCCGACCTGCCGACGGACCGCGCCGCTGTCGTGAGCGTCGAGGGCCGTTCGGTCCTGCTGGTGCGCTCGGGCGCCCAGGCCTACGCCTACGACCCGGCTTGTCCGGGCTGCACGATGTCCTTGGAGGGCGCCAAGCTCTCCGGCAACGTCCTCGTCTGCCCCTGGCAAAACTGCGCCTATGACGTGCGCAGTGGTCGCCGGGCGGACGGCGAGGCCGGCGAAAACCTGCGCGTCTACCCGGTGAGCGTTCAGGCGGACCAGGTGCTGCTGGCGATGGAGTTTGCGCCCGCCGCGCTGTTCGGGGCTGGGGGGTGA